One genomic region from Gossypium hirsutum isolate 1008001.06 chromosome D13, Gossypium_hirsutum_v2.1, whole genome shotgun sequence encodes:
- the LOC107933928 gene encoding pentatricopeptide repeat-containing protein At5g59600 produces the protein MHRSFQSSTDAYANLIETYAHDRALKPGKLLHAHLIVKGLAHLTYLATKLIAFYTECGQLSNARKLFDKIPKRDIHRWISIIRAYTRRGYYQEAIGVFTEMQTEGLGINKYLIPSVLKACGHVLDQETGKKIHCLCVKKSFESDAFITSSLIDMYSKCGQVEKAKKVFDGMFVKDLVALNAVVSGYARMGIVEEGLSLVEEMKLIGVKPDVVTWNTLIAGFSKKGDHLSVSKVFESMLDNGIEPDVVSWTSVISGLVQNFQYDEAFDTFKKMMKQGLYPSSATISSLFPACMNTVNLKHGKEVHGYATVIGVVDDVYVKSALVDMYAKGGFISEAQTLFYKMSETSIVTWNSMIFGYANHGYCEEAIQLFEQMEKEGKKPDYMTFIAVLSACSHAGLIELGKSLFNSIQEKYEISLRVEHYACLVDLLGRAGKLDEAYDVIKTMPMEPDLFVWGALLGACRNHDNISLAELAAKHLRELEPGSKGNNLLLANLYADIGSWGNVEKIKTMMKKKRLRKFLGCSWIEGS, from the coding sequence ATGCACCGTTCATTTCAATCATCCACTGATGCCTACGCCAATCTTATAGAAACCTACGCTCATGATCGAGCATTGAAACCAGGAAAACTACTTCATGCGCACCTGATCGTCAAAGGGTTGGCTCATTTGACATACTTGGCTACCAAGTTGATAGCTTTTTACACAGAGTGTGGCCAACTATCAAATGCTCGTAAACTGTTCGATAAAATTCCCAAAAGAGATATCCATCGTTGGATTTCAATCATAAGGGCATATACTCGACGCGGGTATTATCAGGAGGCGATTGGTGTTTTCACCGAAATGCAAACAGAAGGTTTGGGAATCAACAAATACCTTATCCCCAGTGTTTTGAAAGCTTGTGGACATGTTTTGGATCAAGAAACGGGGAAGAAAATACATTGCTTGTGCGTCAAGAAATCTTTCGAAAGTGATGCTTTTATTACAAGTTCCCTTATCGATATGTATTCGAAATGCGGACAAGTTGAGAAGGCAAAAAAAGTGTTCGATGGGATGTTTGTGAAAGATTTGGTAGCTTTGAATGCTGTTGTTTCGGGGTATGCTCGAATGGGGATTGTAGAAGAAGGGTTAAGTTTAGTGGAGGAAATGAAATTGATAGGAGTTAAGCCCGATGTGGTTACTTGGAACACTTTGATTGCCGGGTTTTCAAAGAAAGGTGATCATTTGTCAGTGTCTAAAGTTTTTGAATCGATGTTGGATAATGGGATCGAGCCTGATGTTGTATCATGGACTTCTGTTATATCGGGGCTTGTTCAGAATTTTCAATATGATGAAGCTTTTGATACTTTTAAGAAGATGATGAAACAAGGGTTATATCCGAGCTCGGCTACAATTAGTAGTCTTTTTCCTGCTTGTATGAATACAGTTAATTTGAAACATGGGAAAGAGGTTCATGGATATGCAACAGTGATTGGAGTTGTAGATGATGTTTACGTGAAGAGTGCTCTTGTTGATATGTATGCCAAGGGTGGCTTTATATCCGAAGCTCAAACTTTGTTTTACAAAATGTCTGAAACGAGCATTGTTACATGGAATTCGATGATTTTTGGGTACGCAAATCACGGATATTGCGAGGAAGCAATACAGCTTTTCGAACAAAtggagaaggaaggaaagaagCCAGACTACATGACTTTCATTGCTGTCCTTAGTGCATGTAGCCATGCCGGATTAATTGAGCTCGGAAAGAGTTTATTCAACTCGATACAAGAGAAGTATGAGATTTCCCTAAGGGTAGAACATTATGCTTGCCTAGTAGATCTTTTAGGTCGAGCCGGGAAACTCGATGAGGCTTATGATGTTATTAAAACAATGCCTATGGAACCGGATTTATTTGTATGGGGTGCATTATTAGGAGCATGTAGGAACCATGACAATATCAGTCTTGCTGAACTAGCAGCTAAGCATCTACGGGAGCTTGAGCCTGGTAGCAAAGGAAACAATCTGTTGTTGGCGAATTTATATGCTGATATTGGTAGTTGGGGAAATGTTGAAAAGATAAAGACGATGATGAAGAAAAAGAGGTTGAGAAAGTTTCTAGGATGTAGTTGGATAGAAGGCTCGTAA